A genomic window from Lineus longissimus chromosome 17, tnLinLong1.2, whole genome shotgun sequence includes:
- the LOC135501506 gene encoding gastrula zinc finger protein XlCGF26.1-like, producing the protein MDSMEPREPLEKSNLEPQATSSVLSDASNCEKAQMSQYEKKNVESLESAWVKNQEDSLPLTMEVIEEKESFTEHHDEVEDLEDGNVCKKTELKSHLETQFKCSICQKGFFDKRDCQQHELTHSQEKSFQYFRCEKAFATNSELKRQRLVHTREQPFKCSHPDCDKTFWRRSDCTTHELIHTAAVNENKFACVHCEKSFATSVQQKSHERIHTGEKTFKCRNKTYKWPGDLKKHKSKHESDEISFDKGCYNLVSGANYQTKDSYIQTGEKSFNCGICQLEFSSLNEMQQHLRTHPGTKPFPCQYCSKLFSNQAGLRQHERIHTGERPFECSFCNKTFNQTSSRTSHERNMHTGIKPYTCQYCGDAFSERSKVRIHEYIHTGERPYKCKHCNKGFTQKHLQVQHELVHLDQKPFPCTLCESSFTTKHGLDAHERSHSGMRPFKCDQCDKTFVEKRNLKLHELSHSGERPFQCQFCEKSFYLPNVLKEHEQIHSGIKPFKCEVCNKAFRRKNDLSKHGITHSGEKAFNCQYCGTTFTTAGNLNKHERKHEGIYPGAMPVRKSAIMNRGVFS; encoded by the coding sequence ATGGACTCGATGGAGCCAAGAGAACCCCTGGAAAAGTCAAACCTGGAGCCCCAGGCAACATCTTCTGTCTTGTCAGATGCCAGCAACTGTGAAAAGGCACAGATGAGCCAATATGAGAAGAAAAATGTGGAATCTTTGGAGAGCGCTTGGGTCAAGAACCAAGAAGACAGTCTCCCATTGACAATGGAGGTGATTGAGGAGAAGGAGTCTTTTACAGAACATCACGATGAAGTAGAGGACTTGGAAGATGGCAATGTCTGTAAAAAAACGGAGCTAAAGTCGCATCTTGAAACACAATTTAAGTGTTCAATTTGTCAGAAGGGTTTCTTTGACAAGAGGGATTGTCAGCAACATGAGTTGACTCATTCACAGGAAAAATCATTTCAGTACTTTCGTTGTGAAAAAGCATTTGCGACTAATTCTGAACTAAAAAGGCAACGGCTTGTTCATACACGTGAACAACCATTCAAATGTTCTCATCCCGATTGTGATAAAACATTTTGGCGTAGAAGCGACTGTACAACGCATGAATTAATCCACACAGCTGCAGTCAACGAAAATAAATTTGCTTGTGTacattgtgagaaatcatttgcgACTTCAGTCcaacagaaatcacatgaaaGAATTCATACAGGTGAAAAAACATTCAAATGTAGAAATAAGACTTATAAATGGCCTGGTGACTTGAAAAAGCACAAGTCTAAACATGAATCAGATGAGATATCATTTGATAAAGGTTGTTACAATCTTGTATCGGGTGCTAATTATCAAACCAAAGACAGTTATATTCAGACTGGTGAAAAGTCATTCAACTGTGGAATCTGTCAACTCGAGTTTTCGAGTTTGAATGAAATGCAGCAGCACTTGCGTACCCATCCGGGTACAAAGCCATTTCCGTGTCAATATTGTAGTAAGTTGTTTAGCAATCAAGCAGGGCTTCGGCaacatgaacgtattcacactggtGAAAGACCATTTGAGTGTTCCTTTTGTAACAAGACATTTAATCAGACGAGTTCACGGACATCACACGAAAGGAATATGCACACCGGTATTAAACCATATACTTGTCAATACTGCGGTGATGCCTTCAGTGAGCGGAGTAAGGTTCGGATACATGAATACATccacacaggagaaagaccTTATAAATGCAAACATTGTAATAAAGGCTTCACCCAGAAACATTTACAAGTACAACATGAATTAGTCCACTTGGATCAGAAACCTTTTCCGTGTACCTTATGTGAGAGCTCATTTACCACGAAACACGGTCTCGATGCACATGAACGTTCCCACTCTGGTATGAGGCCATTcaaatgtgaccagtgtgataaaacttttgtcgaAAAACGGAATTTGAAACTGCATGAGTTGAGCCATAGTGGGGAGAGACCTTTTCAGTGTCAGTTCTGTGAAAAATCCTTCTACCTTCCGAACGTTTTGAAAGAACACGAACAGATTCACTCGGGGATTAAACCTTTTAAGTGTGAAGTTTGCAATAAAGCTTTCAGGCGGAAAAATGACCTTTCTAAACATGGGATTACCCATTCAGGGGAGAAAGCATTCAATTGTCAGTATTGTGGTACAACCTTTACTACGGCAGGAAATTTGAATAAACATGAACGGAAACATGAGGGTATTTATCCAGGGGCGATGCCGGTGAGAAAAAGTGCTATCATGAACCGTGGCGTGTTTTCATAA